In one window of Poriferisphaera corsica DNA:
- a CDS encoding GspE/PulE family protein, whose amino-acid sequence MSQLADEVSGNICDERSEIDFVCAEAEEKSSKIPLEMCHASVKFVERISISYARRHGVMGVLLRDGDAVDVRDQDKMILAVGEHCDEDVVDVLRRLLGVTNVRVMAFDHADVLAKINQAYQQQTGQADAVIDRLEVNKDNDLGQLLNTTSGGREDLLDIGSRAPVIKLVNLILFEAVKAEASDVHIQPYEDRLVVRLRIDGVLFDAYTLPRGVLEEMVSRVKVMGKMNIAEKRLPQDGRATVQVGDRVVDLRISSVPSSHGERIVIRLLDKGARLHTLSELGMRGQTYEEYRSLIGVEHGLILVTGPTGSGKSTTLYASLSEINSKRSNILTLEDPIEYQLDGISQIQVSEKKGMTFASGLRSVLRQDPDIVMVGEIRDHETAVLAIQAALTGHLVFSTLHTNDAASAITRLLDLGIEPYLVASSLVGVMAQRLVRRVCTECGQFDDTAVAPLHRLNLDEKLVDVGRMRVGSGCETCRETGYRGRVGLYELLTVNEPIRELVQTRSTAAQIKQAAIQSLGMRPLRESGIEKVLSGVTTVDEILRVTMREISGGNV is encoded by the coding sequence ATGAGTCAACTAGCTGATGAAGTTTCGGGAAACATATGCGATGAACGCAGCGAGATCGATTTTGTATGCGCCGAAGCCGAAGAGAAGAGTTCGAAAATTCCACTGGAAATGTGTCATGCGTCGGTAAAGTTTGTTGAACGCATATCAATCAGCTATGCGCGAAGACATGGCGTGATGGGTGTATTACTTCGTGATGGCGACGCTGTAGATGTCAGAGATCAGGATAAAATGATTCTTGCAGTTGGTGAGCACTGTGATGAAGACGTGGTTGATGTTCTTCGACGTCTTTTGGGTGTTACAAACGTTCGGGTGATGGCATTTGACCACGCTGATGTGCTCGCGAAAATCAATCAAGCCTATCAACAGCAGACTGGGCAAGCAGATGCTGTGATTGATAGATTGGAAGTAAATAAGGACAACGATTTAGGACAACTGCTGAATACGACAAGTGGCGGACGAGAGGACCTATTGGATATAGGGTCGCGGGCCCCAGTGATCAAGTTGGTGAACCTAATACTGTTTGAGGCTGTGAAGGCGGAGGCATCGGACGTACATATACAGCCATATGAAGATCGATTGGTGGTGCGGCTACGGATCGATGGGGTGTTATTTGATGCTTACACGCTGCCGCGTGGGGTATTAGAGGAGATGGTCAGTAGGGTGAAGGTGATGGGAAAAATGAACATTGCAGAGAAGCGTCTTCCCCAAGATGGCCGGGCGACGGTGCAAGTGGGTGATAGAGTGGTTGATCTGCGAATATCCAGTGTACCGAGTAGTCACGGTGAGCGGATCGTAATTCGTCTACTAGATAAGGGGGCCCGGCTACACACTTTAAGTGAGCTAGGTATGAGGGGACAGACCTATGAAGAGTATCGGTCACTGATCGGTGTTGAGCATGGGCTGATTCTTGTGACTGGCCCAACTGGATCAGGAAAATCAACAACACTCTATGCGTCGCTTAGTGAAATCAATAGCAAACGCTCAAATATACTGACACTTGAGGATCCGATTGAGTATCAGCTTGACGGGATTAGTCAGATTCAAGTAAGCGAGAAGAAAGGGATGACGTTCGCAAGTGGGCTCAGAAGCGTGTTGCGGCAAGATCCGGATATCGTGATGGTTGGTGAAATCCGTGATCATGAAACGGCGGTATTAGCAATCCAAGCCGCATTAACGGGACACTTGGTATTTTCCACGCTGCATACAAACGATGCTGCCAGTGCCATAACGAGACTACTTGATCTAGGTATCGAACCATATTTGGTTGCAAGTTCATTAGTTGGGGTGATGGCTCAACGGCTAGTTAGACGTGTCTGTACAGAATGTGGGCAATTTGATGATACTGCAGTCGCACCGCTGCACCGACTGAATCTAGATGAAAAGTTGGTTGATGTGGGTCGGATGCGTGTTGGCAGTGGATGCGAAACCTGTCGTGAGACGGGGTATCGCGGCCGTGTGGGATTGTATGAGTTGCTGACAGTGAATGAGCCTATCCGAGAGTTAGTACAGACAAGGTCAACAGCAGCGCAAATCAAACAGGCTGCAATTCAAAGTCTGGGAATGCGACCGTTGCGTGAATCAGGTATCGAAAAGGTCTTAAGTGGCGTAACAACGGTAGATGAAATACTACGGGTGACGATGCGAGAGATCAGTGGGGGTAATGTGTAA
- a CDS encoding secretin N-terminal domain-containing protein, with product MKLGITRFWFYQILVSVFALILSCSLCVHAEPQQLEEEIQLNLSANAELRLVVDVISQQLGLNIIYDEILNNKRITLKTQGKLYKSNLLQILQSSLQMKGLALVDDENGWKRIVQIRQFGEITDLIESDDDANTRPAYEIITWFYELEHAQPSNVLAFVRPILSTPGGNVSLVPNLNAIVITDYAGRVKQIQDMLVLFDRPGREVIWKAIEIQHAETQVLAQQINQLLEYKARNGSVNNNQLKPFYLTHDNRLNRLLVVAEVDWVQEIDRMVSALDQELSQSLNVYRLRFVLPKHMEQLITKVLKADAQHKRLNVVPDDDSLSLVVIATDDLHKKIENLISKFDIEANVDPRPIRAYKLNHADAGEVLKTMQELEGQGFVEGGVVNLDGETLKMAKFGKSEIRSIGGDSKVNVTADKNTNSILVMAPLQVHLVYEQLIKLLDKRRPQVLVECTIVTLDESDSQSLGVELGGDINFGDNIATKLFTSFGLSEINATTGERTISAGAGFNGTLIKTDVVDVLVKALAKKGKSRILAMPRLLVNDNATGSIDSVNEAPTSTINSDSGVSNQGFGGYEEAGTQIKITPHIAEGDHLRLEYDITLNSFTGEAANGNPPPRQTNKVKSEVTVPDGYTIVVGGVKRADRSEGNSSVPILGELPILEYLFGSGESKNSESVMYVFIRPIILRDDDFSDLKFFSNRSMKRAEMDVGYPSSEPLLMW from the coding sequence ATGAAGTTAGGAATTACAAGATTCTGGTTTTACCAGATTTTGGTATCTGTATTTGCACTTATACTTTCGTGTAGCCTATGTGTTCATGCTGAGCCACAACAGTTAGAAGAAGAAATTCAACTTAACTTGTCTGCCAATGCTGAGTTACGACTAGTAGTGGATGTCATATCGCAGCAGTTAGGTCTCAATATTATCTATGATGAGATACTTAATAATAAACGTATCACATTAAAAACGCAGGGTAAACTATACAAGAGTAATCTGTTGCAGATTTTGCAAAGTTCGCTTCAGATGAAAGGTCTTGCGCTCGTAGATGATGAGAATGGTTGGAAGAGGATTGTACAGATTAGGCAGTTTGGTGAGATCACAGATCTGATTGAAAGTGATGATGATGCGAATACTAGACCTGCCTATGAGATAATCACTTGGTTTTATGAACTAGAGCATGCTCAGCCTAGTAATGTGTTAGCCTTTGTGAGACCGATCCTTTCGACGCCAGGGGGCAACGTTAGTTTGGTACCAAATCTCAATGCAATTGTAATTACAGATTATGCTGGGCGCGTTAAGCAGATTCAAGATATGTTGGTTTTGTTTGATAGGCCGGGACGCGAAGTGATCTGGAAGGCGATTGAAATTCAGCATGCAGAGACGCAGGTGTTGGCTCAGCAGATTAACCAGCTTCTAGAATATAAGGCGCGCAATGGTAGCGTCAATAATAATCAATTAAAACCGTTTTACCTGACCCATGACAACCGTTTAAACCGTCTGTTGGTGGTAGCTGAAGTTGATTGGGTTCAAGAGATAGATCGCATGGTCTCTGCGCTAGATCAAGAGCTATCTCAGAGTTTAAATGTTTATCGTTTGCGGTTTGTGCTTCCTAAGCATATGGAGCAACTAATAACGAAGGTACTTAAGGCAGATGCACAGCATAAACGTCTAAATGTTGTTCCAGATGATGATTCTTTATCCTTGGTCGTAATTGCAACGGATGACCTGCACAAGAAAATCGAGAACCTAATTTCAAAATTTGATATTGAAGCAAATGTTGATCCGCGGCCAATTCGTGCTTATAAGCTCAATCATGCCGATGCTGGGGAAGTACTGAAAACGATGCAGGAGTTAGAAGGGCAAGGTTTTGTTGAAGGGGGTGTAGTTAACCTTGACGGCGAAACATTGAAGATGGCGAAATTCGGCAAGTCAGAAATCCGAAGTATTGGCGGTGATAGTAAAGTTAATGTTACGGCAGATAAGAACACGAACAGTATTCTAGTAATGGCTCCGTTGCAAGTTCATCTTGTATATGAGCAACTCATTAAGCTTCTGGATAAGCGTAGGCCGCAGGTACTCGTTGAGTGTACGATTGTGACTTTGGATGAAAGTGATAGCCAATCGTTGGGGGTTGAGTTGGGTGGTGATATCAATTTTGGGGACAACATAGCGACGAAGTTGTTTACAAGCTTCGGATTAAGCGAAATTAATGCGACCACTGGGGAACGGACAATTAGTGCGGGTGCTGGTTTTAACGGAACTCTTATCAAGACTGATGTGGTGGATGTGCTTGTAAAAGCTCTAGCAAAGAAGGGGAAAAGTCGTATTCTGGCAATGCCACGACTGCTCGTGAATGATAATGCGACTGGGTCAATAGATAGTGTAAATGAAGCACCGACATCAACCATAAATTCTGATAGTGGTGTATCCAATCAAGGTTTTGGTGGGTATGAGGAGGCAGGTACACAAATCAAAATTACGCCACATATCGCTGAAGGTGATCATTTGCGATTAGAATACGATATTACTTTGAATAGTTTTACAGGTGAGGCAGCTAATGGAAATCCACCTCCTCGTCAAACAAACAAGGTAAAGAGTGAAGTGACAGTACCGGATGGTTATACGATTGTGGTTGGTGGTGTGAAGCGTGCTGATCGTTCAGAAGGCAACAGCAGTGTTCCAATTCTTGGAGAGCTACCGATTCTAGAATATCTGTTTGGAAGTGGTGAAAGTAAGAATTCCGAATCCGTTATGTATGTTTTTATTCGGCCAATCATATTGCGTGATGATGATTTTTCGGATCTGAAGTTCTTTTCTAACCGGAGCATGAAGCGTGCTGAGATGGATGTTGGGTATCCATCGAGTGAGCCATTGCTAATGTGGTAA